tgtcaatacatttgcagttgtggcttttcattcggaccagggccctgcttttgcctctaaggcattcagggacaccatggcttcgttgggggtccaattctcgtctccatttcatcccgagggaaattctgtcgtggagcgtttaaatcgtgatttaaagcaatccttaacggccagagttataggtacgggtcgtagttggctagcccacctgtatggagtacagagagcacttaataacttgcctagaaggtccctggggggtcgtacttcatatgagtgcctgtttggaacacgaatgtatgttcctgatctcaatggtcctggtgtggaggtggcagatacgccctttgacataaatgatcgtgtcactgttttgcaggatttacagcgattccgtgaagataactcttctgcaagtgctgcctcctcaggaattaaggataagccagtaacgtctactggttggatacccaggattggggatctagtgcgtgaaaaggtcgcagtaaagaaagaatttggtccttcttatcgaacaccagtccctgtattaggggttagcggcacaagaactgtaatatTACCGctactgcaaggggccaaaggaaatcgctttgtttccattgataatgtcaagttacaacatgtggccgattctgcacagcagaccaagagggacacccagtagttccggaatccctctcactactggggaagaagtcccgctgcaggtgatttgcaccaacgatgtttcctctccgagcttggggagggtggaagatgatcttgcgattgttccacagacgatgattaatttggaatcttttgatcaagtcgctgtatgttctactgatgtttctgaacatgtggtttacagtgtgccaaggcgagagcctccatctgcttctttgttcacagttgcactttttgcaagaactgcctctggctgcttcaacgacactgataatgccgtgtcagactcctcgtcctcactatcttcaatccgaggtccacgtaagctgctgtgttggcttaaacgcacatattttgtttttccttggaactctttgtggctttttatggctgtaatgactctttttttgtggttgggatttgtggttactttttttctggtaatacatggtcattttcttcctgaacgatctgaaattgagcacgtggagacagtgtttaaaccacatttttcgtctcatactgtatggttcgaagagacttgtccgatgtaaacatttctgcaataccggttccggatgggattgtgtgggataaagtaatgtttgatatatatggtcctactgaattgattcaaataccgtatgttctcaaattatctatgaatgatatcgttataccaggcattgtttctgatgattgggatgtgaagacagtagattctatgctgacagaattgcaatattatactgtctatgacgatgaagatacttacctatttagagataatcatggtgacatgttttgctacaactattatggacaccactatattcataaagctagtagccctaagtccatatttgaatatgtgcaatgggaacattgcccaactcctccacaggggagttctaaaacgtattatgataaatttgcatatttttctgggcataaccaacataatgctaagtcttactattttaaagttactctgtatgctaataagcagatgttattgaccgatactaaattgctgtattcaaatttgtttgtatctacactttcggttgaggggtatgaatattggtttaagactgttgacttaaaaagtgtctggggaacaaaaaattggcagatgcagggCAGGggcacattatttagagcatgtattatccctgtgcaaatgattttcctcaatgacacagtacaacagactagctgtttgggcttggcaacgattagagagttaaatttgcctagtatacctgtcccttccaaattgaacaattggcagcgatatgttaatgctacgtttagtgagcttacacactgggtccagattggtacacttaacacttcattggtacatccgggcgggtggttattatggcctgtagacactaataagtgtcatcaacgttttgtaacctcttcaggggggttcaaatcaaatcaaatcaaatcattaacatttataaagcgcgctactcacccgtgcaggtctcaaggcgctagggggaaggggttactgctgctcgaagagccaggtcttgaggagtctccggaatacagtgtggtcctgggtggtcctgaggatggtggggagggtgttccaagtcttggccgccaggtaggagaaggacctcccaccctctgtggagcggcggatgcgagggatggcggcgagagcgaggctggtggagcggagaagacgggtgggggcgtagaagctgaggtggcggttgaggtattttggtcccttgttgtggagggctttgtgtgcgtgggtgaggagtcggaaggtgatccttttgctgacgggaagccaatgcaggtgtctcaggtgggcggagatgtggctgttgcggggtatgtcgaggatgaggcgggcggaggcgttttgaattcgttgcagacgtttctggagttttgcggtggtcccagcgtaaagggtgttgccgtagtccaggtggctagtgacgagggcgtgggtcacggtcattctggtgtcggcggggatccagcggaagatcttccggagcatgcggagggtgaggaagcaggaggaggacacggcgttgacttgtttggtcatggtgagaagtgggtccaagatgaagccgaggttgcgagcgtggtctgagggggtcggtgcggtgccaagggccgtgggccaccaggagtcgtcccaggcggtcggggtgttaccgaggatgaggacttccgttttgtctgagttcagtttcagacggctgagtctcatccaatctgcgacatccttcataccatcttgcaggttggtctttgcgctggtggggtccttggtgagggagagtataagttgagtgtcgtcggcgtaggaggtgatgatgatgctgtgcttgcgtacgatgtcggcgagggggctcatgtagacattgaagagtgtcgggctgagcgaggagccttgtgggacgccgcagatgatctcggtggggtctgagcgaaaaggtgggaggtagactctttgagagcggttggagaggaaggaggcgatccagtccagggcctggccttggatcccggtggagcggaggcgggttattagggtgtggtgacagacggtgtcgaaggcagccgagaggtcgaggaggatgagggcgactgtttcactgttgtccatcagggttctgatgtcgtctgtgactgagatgagggcggtttcagtgctgtggttggctcggaatccggattgagaggggtcgagaaggttgttatcttcaaggaagttggtaagttgcttgttgatggtcttctctatgactttggcagggaaggggaggagcgagatggggctgaagttcttcaggtcgcttgggtcagccgtaggtttcttcagtagggtgttgacttcagcatgtttccagctttcggggaaggtagcagacgaaaacgaggagttgatgatggtctggaggtgcggggcgatgatgtcgtcggctttattgaagatgaagtgtgggcaggggtccgaaggggcaccggagtggattgagttcatggtggttttggtttcttctgtgttgatgtgggtccaggcgttgagggtgatggctgggggtgtgggttcagtgttggtcggctgggtctggtgtccgaagctgtcgtgtaggtcggtaatcttacgatggaagaaggtggcgagggagttgcacaggtcttgtgagggcgtgatggcgttggggttggagaactcttttacgatgctgaagagttctctgctgttgtggctgtctttgtccagtctgtctgtgaagaaattccttttggctgcgcggatcaggtggtggtgttcgcgggtagcgttcttgagggcggtcatgttgtctgcggtgtggtccttgcgccaggctttctcgagggcgtgacaggttttctttgattctttaagggtgtcagggaaccagagaggttttttggtgttggcctgtcttggaaggcgtctgaggggagcgaggttgtctgtgcagttggtgatccagtttgtgaggctgagggctgcgtcgttggggtcgccgttgaaggtaggttggttgtcgatgagcgtggagaaaagctgttcttcggggattttgttccactgtcgacgagggatgggttgagtgcggaggtggcgggtctcgcgtcggaaggtgaagtggacacaactgtggtcggtccagtgtagagcggaggcgtggctgaaggaaacgtgtttgctggcggagaagatggggtcaagcgtgtgtccggcgatgtgggtgggggtgttcaccagttgcttgaggccgaggttggcgaggttgtcgagcagggcggtggtgttggggtcgttgttctgttctagatggaagttgaggttgccgaggaggatgtagtctggcgaggcgagggcgtgcggggagatgaagtcggtgatggagtcgctgaagagggcgagCGGTCCGGGGGgatggtagatgagggatcctctgagggtggtcctggggtcagtgcggatctggaagtgcaggtgctcggcggcgaggggggtgtcttctgtggaggtggtgacgctgatggagtctttgtagatgatggcgattcctcctcctacttggttggtgcggtctttcctggaaatcttgtagcctttggggatggctatggcgatgtcgggggccgaagaggcgttcatccaggtctcagtgatgaaggcgacgtctggtgctgtggagtccaggaggtcccagagttcaacagcgtgcttgtggacggatcgagcgttgaccaggatgcatttgaggtggttgatggcgcgtgggctggtggtcgtggtagtttcgtggtggaaggtaagtttgcaggtgtgacatgcgaagggtccatgggtacgtttcgggttagcttggaagcaggtgctggagcgccctgggttgagggcgtggagggtgatggagtCGATggagcggggtttgggagtgctgaggaccaggggtcgtggcgctggccgcgggccaggcgcagacggcttgcctttggcgcggtcgcgcagcggccgccataagagggaggagggggggaggggtcagccgggagcgggggacgggagtggggcgaagaatgggagctgggggggcggggcgtgcaggaggtggcggcgggaaagcggagggtggggggacaggtagaggggagaagagatggggaggggggtgagtttaggaagagtttaggaagagagttaggaggaaggttaggaagataggggaggggggttgtagaggtggaggtgggtgagggtgagagatagaagatagggggttgcagcgatggaggtgagtgagggtgagaggtagagtgaaaggataggaagatagggggggttacagaggaggtggcgagtgagggggaaagatagagagataggtagataggggtgttacagagggggaggcgagtgagggagagagacgagacaggagcaggaggacaggcgcgggaaggaccaagaagcaggtaaaagaagaagaggagcagaagaggagccgaagatcagaagacagaagagcaccgaagaaggtaaagaagaagaggggccgaagaacagaagacagaagagcaccgaagaaggtaaagaagaagagaagccgaagacagaagaacacagaagaaggtaaagaagaagaggagccgaagaacagaacacagaagaacacagaagaaggtaaagaagaagaggagcgcaggagacagaggaacacagaagaaggtaaagaagaagaggagcacagaagacagaagaatacagaagaaggtaaagaagaagaggagcgacgagcagcagagggaagagccaagaagagggacagagaagaagaaagcacatgcaggtcacggtgcaaagagaaagagagaagcacacagaagaagaacacagatgaagacagaagacggggagcaggagagaaggaagagtacagatgaagactacagaagaagagcacagaagaagaacagagaagaagaaaagaggcaggagaggaggtgagtagcgtggggcagggcgaggggctgggcggtggggggggggggggtacttactgtgagtttgctgggcttgctaggaggtctcaggagcctgggctggtggagctgcagcggcaggggaagcgacctacccttgggtcaagggtcgctagctctgtcgcgcagcggccgccataagagggaggaggggggggaggggtcagctgggggcgggggacgggagtggggcgacgaatgggagctggggggcgggggcgtgcaggaggtggcggcgggaaagcggagggaggggggacaggtagaggggagaagagatgggggagggggggagtttaggaagagtttaggaagagagttaggaggaaggttaggaagataggggaggggcgttgtagaggtggaggtgggtgagggtgagagatagaagatagggggttgcagcgatggaggtgagtgagggtgagaggtagagtgaaaggataggaagatagggggggttacagaggaggtggcgagtgagggggaaagatagagagataggtagataggggtgttacagagggggaggcgagtgagggagagagacgagataggagcaggaggacaggcgcgggaagaaccaagaagcaggtaaaagaagaagaggagcagaagaggagccgaagatcagaagacagaagagcaccgaagaaggtaaagaagaagaggagccgaagaacagaagacagaagagcaccgaagaaggtaaagaagaagaggagccgaagaacagaagacagaagaacacagaagaaggtaaagaagaagaggagccgaagaacagaagacagaagaacacagaagaaggtaaagaagaagagaagcgcaggagacagaggaacacagaagaaggtaaagaagaagaggagcgcagaagacagaagaatacagaagaaggtaaagaagaagaggagcgacgagcagcagagggaagagccaagaagagggacagagaagaagaaagcacacgcaggtcgcggtgcaaagagagagagagaagcacacagaagaagaacacagatgaagacagaagacggggagcaggagagaaagaagagtacagatgaagactacagaagaagagcacagaggaagaacagagaagaagaaaagaggcaggagaggaggtgagtagcgtggggcagggcaaggggctgggCGGTGGAGGGGGGGATACTTACTGTGAGTTCGCTGGGCTTGctcggaggtctcaggagcctgggctggtggagctgcagcggcagggggagtgacctacccttgggtagtccttggttcaggactagtagggcagaccctcgctacatttcaccagaacatgctgatatcataactacatacagcgtgggaaagctttgtcagcaatggttgaaatcatccacgctggatgcagttaaatcacacctcacgttactgtctaatgatactgacttacaagattttttgtcaggacctaaagTACCTCGGAAGAAACGagttttatacgaagtatataatgagatttggaagctttcacaacaggaggcggcggcccggctgaggcaaattgatcaggaaaacctgatacaggctttgtctgttgtggataatggcatgcataccctttctgaccgtgtttacacgattgacagcattgtttcctctgctatagacattattaagtcggatatgtcttctttatatcatgggcagagtcagacgcggtccatcatgcagctgggttggactctacagaccttgaaggcaggttgcgtcccgtggcagcacattcgtgccagggagataattgtttcctttaatttgactcgtcaacaacagctgatggcaaaaaaggaagcgacgtatgtcatgttaaatattgaaaaattggagaaactgcctttcacggttgctgagattccgtcggctgagtggttgattcatggcgttattaatttgcctatctccactcagcaatttacttcttgtttgaagcacattccggtgggtagatacgaacggttgggagacagttacatacacgaggtgtgggagcttccctttctatacagatgtattaatggtttgagggagatttttcttagcggtagtgaatgcgaaacttctgtcagccattccatggtttgtaaacagctgtccttgcacggggcgtgtaacgcttcgattgctaacttagcttgttatctgaagggagttccagtcccggttattaaaaacactttccaggtgctttctaacggcagttacattgttcttaacagcgaacgctgctgtggcatgcgtgctgcAATAGTTttcgtagtcgttgtcaccaaggccgttacgtgctgcgggaatgtgttgtttccccccactcaaattagggaggtagcagacatctggcctcatattgctacttccaaggtaaatttcgacaagttgagtcgactaaaggctctattgtttcaaaagcatgtggcccttacatctgctagtgagacctacgcacttcaggtggcgaggtcatcagcagagatacagtcccttttgaatactaactttccgagtcactttggtgagcttgtgggacgtatatttaatgcgtccagcactgctggaattgcacattttttcaaagccgttggtgttggttttgctcacaccttctcttccatattcggtttaataccttcggctatacactctattttcggaagcatttttgggggtttcccgattactttggctttattggctggagtcttgttattgctgctgttcttccgcaatggctgtcccgccacgacgagatcctatattgctgctcccgtcgacgcagctgtgtcgtgaatgcatgatgcagcattttggagcgacactcctgggacatttggagtgtgactggtctctgacattccggacggttttggattgtgtgcaacctgtgtttcggtgcctctggtgctcgtttgaacatgcacagactctctgtctctcactgcagcgccctccagtggtcgatgctgatctgttgatgttcccgattaggtctcattcccagacttgtgcactacggttgcgtttgctttgcgagacagtttatgagattcccttcctggaggaagatggtatcgtctcattcataggccctgcacgggatgccgccctgaatggttttggggctttggaacacacctgctccatggtattttttggcgtggatcttccgatattgacatatatcaaagtggaggagctcctgctttctattgcttctgtctgacaattggatttttttttctacattatattgaatttggctttatcgtcacatgcttcccaaatttatgactgtgttgtcttctgaccttgttgaaatatatatttttatgtattgtttttatctggggcatatttctattattggaaccacttgctaccgacaaggggagggtgtagtgtggttagttttatgtatcctttgcgcattagcttcaggctttaggcctttgtgcactttgccctggttgtattttatttgtttgcttgcagcttagagcctctgtgcactttgctctaaatgcttttgattaggcttcatactgttatttttcaaatagccagttctacggtcttgttttatattcatatcacactgtttagcctacttcagcactggagttctccataacacattcttgttcactctgtgcttcagtcaaggatacagtctggtacattgccgatagacgtggtaggagtttagtctttggcattcctgcgtagggacattttgtgatcacgctgacatgttagttataaaaacacttccttgtcccaatacacgcgagagggagattccgaccagggaaccacaactagacgctgactgcctcgttgcagatgctgaaacagatcacaggcctttgctcaggtatgagggttgatgtcttcccagggaatctgaaatgcaagttagaagcttaacatgctgtgctcgaaatagaactagctgagagagagtagaaattgttaacaccatgatagcgttattcttatgtttcactctcctcgtgactatttcaatcttactgtgttgtatggttctggttattgcgcctcacgccttaatatctaaaatgcagtcgttttattaaaacattatataaaacttaaactgcctctgtcatttgtacatgagatcatattgtaaatgagagagctggtttggatctgagtgaccacggcttccctgagaagttccaaagatgtcatgcgctcggctgcccaatcatctcttccctgtgggagaaatgaggcactgctagttagccggagcaaaaaacggatttagggtgacagagttccttacacgtgggtcagactcagtcccccacaccgttatcgatcctgctgcctagaaatccagtagtctcatttaggataatgagagccaacgcgacagtaccaggctgagaatgtttatggataagcagggtacagctcggtcttggaagtgcaccttgggatctggccagtcaCTAACGTGTTCTTTCAACACTGACATGGTACGGCCagagtttgaacaacaacttacccaATGGGagaggggtttctagaaccttccactTAGGtttatttaaagtatataagaTAGTGGAAGCTTGATGGCTGGGAAGAAAGGACTCATCTGAGATGGGAAGCCTTGCTCAGAAAATAATCCCATCGTGAGCATTCTCCCTCTTTTTGGTTGTCCGGGTTCCAagacctgaagttggcagacaaagggatgatgttggTGTGAAGCCACATagtaatgcatttttaattcttatttttagctgtgCGTTGTGCATTCATGAAAGCACAACGTACTCATGAATATGTAGCTGTGCGTTGTGCATTCATGAATATGTagtagtatatatttatatttcaaaaatatCCATTGTTGAAGTAGTGCAtcttctttgtttctgtgatcattattattctactgctgatAGTATTTTTAGAATTGCATTTCTGTTGCTGTActtgaaataaaagctcatgttATTCTTTCAGTggatgaaacttgggaagtgccttaataaattcattactcagactaacaaTGTTGCATTCCTTTCACTGCGTTCCCTCTTAGTCTGAAGCATAACAGCTCTGCCAAACGCAACTGAAAGCTTCAGGCAGGCTCGAGCCTGAAGTCTGATTCTAGCACAGCTTGGGTTGTTTTAGACTCTCAAGCCCAAAATGAGCCAAGTTTTCAtggggcttctgcctgccaccctcgttctaccctcatgcacaaagaggtaaaaaaaaaaaagcattaacatttgaggtaaaaaggagagacaaatagaTACTGATTTAGTGGCCGATTTGTACAACGTGAAAAAAGAAAACCTGGATTAATGACTGCTTTCCCACTTACCTCAACTTTGTCATCTTAGGCACATATTTTATTTCAActggcctcctttttcttcattttcactcatgtaagcactttcaaatatgcgagttcaaatataatttaataaactataattctGTTCTATGTATAAGAATCTGGctcacatgacaactgtcttgcctcttagttgaCAATTAGCCATGTCACCGCTAAATGCTCTAACTTCATTTTTAAAAACTTATCATTTTTCATAAGTACTTCACAGTGCCTTCATGTGACCTATTAATGTCAAAACTTCCACGTGTTAAATACATAGACTTTATCAAAGGTTGAAGATGATTCATAATATTTTACCTGATGTTTGGGGCATGATTAACGTGCTAAACATTTTCAGGGACTGGCTTGGGCACGGGATTTAAGAGCCAAGCTAGACCTTGGCTGTGCTCTTCCTATTAATTTGTTGGGTAGCCCACCTCTAGTCTACACATGGGATTCGCAGACTCTTAAAACATAACCAAATGGCGggtatttttctgtcagaaaagtaGCAACCCCCAATTTATGGGTCAtggttgcatatttttttttacaaattccaaCACTTAGTCGGGATCTCCGTCCACTCCCCACTGGTGCCCTAGTTAGAAACAAATCGAGGTAAAATAAATAAGTCGTCATAAGGTGTGCCCTGCAGGGGAGAAGGGCTCGTCGCCAAAATGTCTATATGCCGGCTGCTATTGGATCACCGTTGCTGCCACGCTACAGCCTTCAGCCAATCTCCCGGCATTCCGCTGTTCTTCTACGCCCGCAGAAGTCCTGATTCCCTATTGGTTCCTGCGTCTCTCCGTCACGCTGTGGGCGCGGCCTGTTTTGAGTCTATTTCTCCCTGCGGTGGGCCTCGTTCCCCCGTGGGTTTGACGCTCGGCGCGCTCCGGGAGCCGGTGCCACGTCAGAGGCTCTCCTGCCGGGCAGGTATCGGCGAGCGAGGGCCGGGCGCCGCTTCCTCCCGACGAGATGCCGGACGACACGCCGCTCTTCGACCCCCGGCTGctgctggaactggactggagcCTGAACACGGTGTCCTTCTCGCCGGACATCTCCCCCGCCGAGCCCGGGGACGGGCTGGCGCTGAGGCCCCTCTGCCGGGCCGACCTGACCCGCGGCTTCTTCAAGGTGCTGAGCCAGCTGACCGAGGCGGGCGGCGTCACCCCCGAGCGCTTCGCCGGCACCTTCGAGCACATGCGGCGCACGGGGGACTACtacgtggtggtggtggaggacacgGGCCTGGGCCTGGTGGTGGCCACCGCCACCCTCGTCTTGGAGCACAAGTTCATCCGGGGCTGCGCCGTCCGCGGCCGCATCGAGGAGGTGGTGGTGAGCGACGAGTGCCGCGGCCGGCAGCTGGGCAAGCTGCTGCT
The genomic region above belongs to Pleurodeles waltl isolate 20211129_DDA chromosome 1_1, aPleWal1.hap1.20221129, whole genome shotgun sequence and contains:
- the GNPNAT1 gene encoding glucosamine 6-phosphate N-acetyltransferase, with the protein product MPDDTPLFDPRLLLELDWSLNTVSFSPDISPAEPGDGLALRPLCRADLTRGFFKVLSQLTEAGGVTPERFAGTFEHMRRTGDYYVVVVEDTGLGLVVATATLVLEHKFIRGCAVRGRIEEVVVSDECRGRQLGKLLLSVLTLLGRRLGCYKTTLECKPHNVPFYQKFGFSPSEEIYMQNRFGQQL